AGCTGTATGTGGACGAGATCCGCACCAGCGGCGAAGGCGCGCTGTACCAACGCTTCGTGCAACTGAAGGCCAAGCTGGAGGCCGAAGGTCTCTTCGACCCGGCGCGCAAGCGCCCACTGCCCGCCTGGCCGCGGCGCATCGGCATCGTCACCTCGCCCAGCGGGGCGGCGCTGCAGGATATGCTGCAGACCCTGGCGCGGCGTTTCCCGTTGGCCGAAGTGGTGCTGGCCCCCGCCGCGGTGCAGGGCGAGGAAGCCGCCGCCGAGATATTGCGCGCCCTGGCCGGGTTAAACCAGTTCGCCCAGCCGGATGTGATCTTGCTGGCCCGCGGCGGCGGCTCGCCGCAAGACCTGGCCGCGTTCAACAGCGAGCGGCTGGTGCGCGCCATCGTTGCCTCGGCAGTACCGGTGGTCAGCGGCGTGGGCCACGAGACCGACTTCACCCTGGCGGACTTCGCCGCCGACCTGCGCGCCCCCACGCCCACCGCCGCCGCTGAGCTGGCCACGCCCAACCAGGCCGACCTGGCCGCCCAAATCGCCGCTTTGCAGCAGCAATTGGCGCGTTATTCGCCCGCTGCATTGATCGCCCGCCAGGGGCAGCGCCTGGACGAGCTGGCCCTGCGGGCGACCCGTGCGCTGGGCGGGCGCCTGGAGCTGCTGCGCGCCGGCCTGGGCGCAGCCCAGGCCCGGCT
The Anaerolineales bacterium DNA segment above includes these coding regions:
- the xseA gene encoding exodeoxyribonuclease VII large subunit, with amino-acid sequence MEQLSMFAGPRPTLTVSDISRVLRALIESEGMLQDVWVRGEVTNFSRPRSGHWYFTLKDHNAQLPCVMWRSTAELQAHIPKDGDQLEVHGGLSVYEAGGRYQLYVDEIRTSGEGALYQRFVQLKAKLEAEGLFDPARKRPLPAWPRRIGIVTSPSGAALQDMLQTLARRFPLAEVVLAPAAVQGEEAAAEILRALAGLNQFAQPDVILLARGGGSPQDLAAFNSERLVRAIVASAVPVVSGVGHETDFTLADFAADLRAPTPTAAAELATPNQADLAAQIAALQQQLARYSPAALIARQGQRLDELALRATRALGGRLELLRAGLGAAQARLAALSPEAVLQRGYAIVARPGGAVLSSAAAAQPGEA